The segment AACCTTTTCCGACCTGATACATTTAGCCCGACAATAGTATATGAGTTTATATTGAATGAGTATGTAAGACTTTATCCTGAACTTGCTTCGGTTTTTGCAGCAAATAATTTAAAATTCACAGCAGAAAAAATAGGAACTACTCCTATCGTTTCAGAGCCACTAGTAGAAATAGATGAAGTAAATGAAGAAACAGAGCCTTTGAATTTTTGGTGGCTGAATGCTAATCCTAAAATTTGGAGCATTAGCAATCATACGGAAGGACAAAGGCAAACCTATACAACGCATAACGAAAAAGGAAACAAAAGAAGAATCTATAAATACTTTGAAGCAGCTAAAGAAGGCGATTTAATTATTGGTTACGAAAGCACGCCAACCAAACAAATTAAAGCAATTTATGAAGTAACGAAAGGAATTCACAACACAGCCAACGGTGAAGAAATAGAATTTGAACTGGTTGAGAAGTTGGAAATCCCAGTTCATTGGAACGACCTGAAAAACAATGCTGCTTTGCAACATTGCGAAGTATTCATCAATAATCAAGGAAGTTTATTCAAACTTACAGAAGAAGAATACGACATCATTCGTGAGATAATTGATAACAAAAACATTATCACGGAAAAACTTCTTCAAAGCAGTAACATTAAAAAATACAAGTTTACTGACGACAGCGACAAGCCATTTATAAGTGAAGTTGATTTTTTACAAACCGTTGCACTATTAAAAAGAAAGAAGAATATTATTTTACAAGGTCCTCCGGGAGTTGGAAAAACTTTCATAGCCAGAAAATTGGCTTATGAAATAATGCAAGAAATAAAAGATGCAAACATTGAAATGGTGCAGTTTCACCAATCATACAGCTACGAAGATTTTATTCAAGGACTAAGACCAACACAAAAAGGCGGTTTCGATTTAAGAGACGGAATTTTTTATTCATTCTGTCAAAGAGCATTGGCACATCCTGACAGACCTTTCTTTTTTATTATAGATGAAATAAACAGAGGAAATCTGAGTAAAATATTCGGAGAATTGATGATGCTAATTGAAGCAGATAAAAGAGAAGAAAAATTTGCACTAAAACTAACTTACGCAGAAGACGAAGAAGACCGCTTTTATGTTCCTTCAAATTTATACATCATTGGAACAATGAACACGGCAGACCGTTCATTAGCAATTGTTGATTATGCTTTAAGAAGACGATTTGCTTTTATTACACTTCAACCTGATTATGGTAATAATTTCCGTTCATTCCTTGCTTCAAAAGGTTTATCTGCTGGAATGGTTGAACATATTTGTTCAGCAGTTACAAAAGTGAACAGTAAAATAAAAGAGGATATTAACCTTGGTGAAGGATTTCAAATTGGACACAGTTATTTCTGCACTTTTACAACGAATGAAGATGAAAATAAATGGTGGAATGAAATTTTAAGTTTTGAATTGAAGCCTCTGCTTGAAGAAATTTGGTTTGATGATTCAACAATAGTTTCAGATGTTTTAAAACAACTATCAAGATAAGTAATGCAAATACCTATTGAGAATATTTACTACTTACTTTGCTATGCTTGGAACAAGCTAGATGAGAAAGAACGTGTAAATGTTTCGATAGACGATAAGACGGAACTTCTTGACCTTTTTGCAAAGATTTTAATTAATGCTACAAAAATGCTTTTGAAAAGAGGCATTGATAAAAATTATATTGACTACACAGAAGAACTAGCAGGCGTAAAAGGTAAAGTTCAGATTAGTCAGACATTGAAAAGCAATTTACTTTTTAAACAAAGAACCATTTGCACATTTGACGATTTCTCCGCCAACATAATTTCAAACAGTATTTTGGTTTCAACCATTTATAGACTTACGAGAACCAAAGGACTTGACAAGCAGCTAAAAAATGAATTAGTTAGTTTACAAAGAATGTTGTCAGACATTGAACAAATTGAAATTACCAATTCACTCTTCAAGCAAGTAAAACTAAATAGAAACAACCGTTTCTATGGATTTGTAATGAATGTTTGTCAAATTATTTATGAAAGCACTTTGCCATCCGAAGAACAAGGAAAATATAAGTTCTCCGACTTCACAAGGGATGATAAAAAAATGAATCAATTATTTGAATCGTTTGTTAGAAACTTCTATAAAATCGAACAGCAGAAATACAAGACAGTAAAAAAGGAAACTATTAAGTGGCAATTTGATAACACAGACAAAGATAGTTACCAATATTTACCTCAAATGGAAACTGATATAACTTTAGAAAATGACGATGAAAAAATAATAATTGATGCAAAGTTTTACCGTGAGACAATGACTTTGAATTACGATAAGGAACGCATAAAATCAGCGAACTTATATCAGTTATTCAGTTACCTGCTCAACCAACAAGACACAAACTTAAAAACACATAATGCAACAGGCATTTTACTTTATCCGACAATTGAAACAGACTATAATTTAAATTTCAAATACAATGAACATAAAATACAAATCAGAACAATTAACTTAAATTCAAATTGGAGAAATATATCATCACGTTTAAAAGAAATAATTGAGGTGGACAAAAAAGCCATCGCACAGGTGTAAGCACATTTGCAATTCGCACAAGCCAACGCACAGACCAAAAATTGCAAAAGAGCTTTCACATTTACAACGCAAAAGAAAAATTGAATTAAAAAAAATTCCAACGCTTTAAAAAAATAAAAAATACGCAACGCACAGCCGACACTCAATGACACGACAACTCAATAGCTACAATGGTTTACAAGCACGGTGGACAAAAACGCCAGCACCTAACAGCACCTACAAAAAATTGGCGGTTCAGTGCTTCGTATGACAGTTTTGTGGTTAATCAAACATTCGTTCTTCGTATGAAGTTTAGTGGTGAAAATCGCCAACTTCTTGTAGCTGCAAAACGTTGGGTGCAAGCCTAAAAGACAACGACAGTGAACAAATTAACGACACGACATAAAAGAAAAAAATGCCACCGCACAAATGGCACATTTGGTTTTGCCCGACACACAAGCCAACCCTTCGTAAAACCAAAAGAGCCATTTTTTGCCACCGCACCGACAGAAATGAATAAATTTGACAACTAAGAAATTGACAATATGAGTATAGAACAAGGACTTAACTCAAGACGAGAAAACGACAAGCAGGTTGAAAGCCAACAATGGTTTCAAAAGCTTATTCAAGCAGACCAGTATGTTGGTGACATCTACTCTATCAACTACGAGACAGCAAGGGTAATTATTCACGACTTTTACAGAGAAAAAGTTGGCGGAATACCAAGTTTAAGTTTTCTAATTGCGACAAGAGTTGACCCGAGCAAAACAGACATTGACTTTAAAAAGGAAGATGCTTCATTTGTTCTTTTGCGGGTAATGGATGCAGCAGCTTTACCACAAGACAAAGATGCAGAAAGAATAAGAGTTGAAACGGCTCAAAGAATAAGCGGAGAGACTGAAAAACATTGGGATGATGCAGGTTCGATGGACTTGCGAACAAAAAACATTCTTGGTTTTGCAGGGGTTCAATGCCGAATTATTGGAACATTCTTTCTTGAAGAAAATGGACACAATGGTGAAGCTCCACTAAACCTAAAGTTTGGTAGCGACATTTCTAATTACTACCCAAACAGGGGATTGAAAGTATATAAGCCAAACGGAAAAGCACTTGAACAAATCGTAAATTACGCTGACCCGTCAAGCATTCAGGCTCACACAGAGAAATACGGAAACACAGAGAGAGTGAAACTTGGATTTGTTCGTTATGCGTCAACAAATCGTAAGTATCAGCAAGTAGATGATGTTCCTGTTTTTATATACCCTGCGGACTTACTTTCTCAAAAATCCGCATTATTTGGTATGACTAGAACAGGTAAATCAAACACTACTAAAATAATCGCCAAATCAGTATTTGAATTACGAACAAATGAAAATCCAAATGATAGACCACTACGAATAGGGCAAATTATTTTTGACCCAAACGGTGAGTATGCAAATGAAAATGTTCAGGACAATAATTCCGCTCTAAAAAATGTTTGGCAGCTATTACCAAATGGTGTAAAGGCTAATGAAGTTGTTACTTACGGAATAACCCGACATCCCAACGACCCTGACAGAACTTTAATGTTGCTGAATTTCTTTGAAGACGAGAACCTACAAATTGGAAAAGAAATAATAGATAGCATACTTTCAGAAGACAACACGACATATATCAAAAACTTTTGCCAAGTTAGTTTCGAAGAACCTGACGCAGGTGACAGAAGTGCATTAACAAGACACAGTCGTAGAGTCTTGGCATATAAATCGGTATTGGCAAGGGCAGGATTTGCTATTCCACAAAATCAAAGAGCAAATACGAGAAGTTTATTTAACAGAGACTTGTTAAACGCTATGCAAAATAGTGCAAGCGACAATGCACCTGAATATCAATCAGCAGCACAGATTTTTGGAAATCAAAATCCTACTTGGGGTCAACTTGCCAATGCGTTTGAAGCACTAGACAA is part of the Cyclobacteriaceae bacterium genome and harbors:
- a CDS encoding EVE domain-containing protein — its product is MQTQFQYITDLAKQYRAYTENPISLYAAINSLPKNIVEEIYKEYGDPDRDFKPVNLLRAEIARRILQGETASEALVNEIKDNIRTKNVDYFNHYKEDFLKQIQEYELFKRDLFANWQNPWSIFHSYFYRGTIRETVLNYLEQIAKDLLAKLELKDYIFHKVDFQGATNFGSDFCWIALYPITKESHKDSYQFFVRFDASPEAGQIAGWSVKEPKPNNLKAIATYDDAYNLFQKLKPEITKLNKESRNYFKFAPGSQASEWERFHNENIIAIDFNFDDLNKFESREEMNKEIGLKDDDKSNKTWNLWLFKTANIGDVVFATKGVNTCLGIGIIEGSYFFDGIWDNFNHRRKVKWITDKVYQYKSNTLKNYKNLFRPDTFSPTIVYEFILNEYVRLYPELASVFAANNLKFTAEKIGTTPIVSEPLVEIDEVNEETEPLNFWWLNANPKIWSISNHTEGQRQTYTTHNEKGNKRRIYKYFEAAKEGDLIIGYESTPTKQIKAIYEVTKGIHNTANGEEIEFELVEKLEIPVHWNDLKNNAALQHCEVFINNQGSLFKLTEEEYDIIREIIDNKNIITEKLLQSSNIKKYKFTDDSDKPFISEVDFLQTVALLKRKKNIILQGPPGVGKTFIARKLAYEIMQEIKDANIEMVQFHQSYSYEDFIQGLRPTQKGGFDLRDGIFYSFCQRALAHPDRPFFFIIDEINRGNLSKIFGELMMLIEADKREEKFALKLTYAEDEEDRFYVPSNLYIIGTMNTADRSLAIVDYALRRRFAFITLQPDYGNNFRSFLASKGLSAGMVEHICSAVTKVNSKIKEDINLGEGFQIGHSYFCTFTTNEDENKWWNEILSFELKPLLEEIWFDDSTIVSDVLKQLSR
- the mcrC gene encoding 5-methylcytosine-specific restriction endonuclease system specificity protein McrC, translated to MQIPIENIYYLLCYAWNKLDEKERVNVSIDDKTELLDLFAKILINATKMLLKRGIDKNYIDYTEELAGVKGKVQISQTLKSNLLFKQRTICTFDDFSANIISNSILVSTIYRLTRTKGLDKQLKNELVSLQRMLSDIEQIEITNSLFKQVKLNRNNRFYGFVMNVCQIIYESTLPSEEQGKYKFSDFTRDDKKMNQLFESFVRNFYKIEQQKYKTVKKETIKWQFDNTDKDSYQYLPQMETDITLENDDEKIIIDAKFYRETMTLNYDKERIKSANLYQLFSYLLNQQDTNLKTHNATGILLYPTIETDYNLNFKYNEHKIQIRTINLNSNWRNISSRLKEIIEVDKKAIAQV
- a CDS encoding DUF87 domain-containing protein, which gives rise to MSIEQGLNSRRENDKQVESQQWFQKLIQADQYVGDIYSINYETARVIIHDFYREKVGGIPSLSFLIATRVDPSKTDIDFKKEDASFVLLRVMDAAALPQDKDAERIRVETAQRISGETEKHWDDAGSMDLRTKNILGFAGVQCRIIGTFFLEENGHNGEAPLNLKFGSDISNYYPNRGLKVYKPNGKALEQIVNYADPSSIQAHTEKYGNTERVKLGFVRYASTNRKYQQVDDVPVFIYPADLLSQKSALFGMTRTGKSNTTKIIAKSVFELRTNENPNDRPLRIGQIIFDPNGEYANENVQDNNSALKNVWQLLPNGVKANEVVTYGITRHPNDPDRTLMLLNFFEDENLQIGKEIIDSILSEDNTTYIKNFCQVSFEEPDAGDRSALTRHSRRVLAYKSVLARAGFAIPQNQRANTRSLFNRDLLNAMQNSASDNAPEYQSAAQIFGNQNPTWGQLANAFEALDKFIRDRNSGYQAFETAYVNRPNGSGDRWADEDLKKIIGIFQYPNGTRKIGKAAEQHSADTTSDYAEDIYNHLVQGKLVIIDQSSGEPELNKSSATRIMTKIFKENQRRFIQGATDIPEILVYVEEAHNILPAGNDLDLSDIWVRTAKEGSKYRIGMVYATQEVSSIQKNILKNTANWFISHLNNTDETKELCKYYDFADFEPSIRRAQDKGFLRVKTLSNLFVIPVQVDKFEV